In Pleomorphomonas sp. T1.2MG-36, one genomic interval encodes:
- a CDS encoding O-antigen ligase family protein — protein MSDIIAHGGIGQGYRRRLAALLPAAHLAYVLLIWPLVYARGYVPADLATGPVAEAQPALLNRLFFPALAVLAVILLVAERHRIGRFRLFGACLLLAFFGYLALTAAWALAPSTTLTRLSLYVLLILSLIPAVLLADCLDDVLRPMFWVTVAAVVVNVVSIAVIPTTSIGFPGIYTHKNALGANAAIAGLFAIYAMTRADHRIRVAGFLCLPAILGLLLISHSKTSLGLLLLVPPTAVLAVAIRRRLRISLPILMVILTIPAAFLVSGGIPGFDYRDVSRAVSGDPTFTGRTDLWKFSATHIAERPLTGWGFQSFWGIGPASPASRMTDTFIARAPHSHNGYVDMALEGGVIAVAMLLSIILMIAWWIDRLVDRDVGAGILMTSCLFYLLWQNLLETDWLHGMTTSNVIFMLMMVSAVTLRNGRALT, from the coding sequence ATGAGCGACATCATCGCCCACGGGGGCATCGGACAGGGCTATCGTCGTCGTCTCGCCGCTTTGCTGCCGGCGGCCCATCTCGCCTACGTCTTGCTGATATGGCCGCTCGTCTACGCCCGTGGTTATGTGCCAGCCGATCTCGCCACCGGTCCGGTGGCGGAGGCGCAACCGGCGCTCCTCAATCGTCTCTTCTTCCCAGCGCTAGCCGTTCTCGCAGTGATCCTGTTGGTTGCCGAACGCCATCGGATCGGCCGTTTCAGGCTGTTCGGCGCCTGTCTGCTTCTCGCCTTCTTCGGCTACCTGGCGCTCACTGCCGCCTGGGCGCTCGCACCGTCGACGACCTTGACCCGGCTTTCGCTCTACGTCCTCCTGATACTGAGCCTGATACCGGCGGTGCTGCTGGCCGACTGCCTGGACGACGTCTTGAGGCCGATGTTCTGGGTAACGGTCGCCGCCGTTGTCGTGAATGTCGTTTCGATTGCCGTCATACCAACGACGTCCATTGGTTTTCCGGGGATCTACACCCACAAGAACGCGCTCGGGGCCAACGCAGCCATAGCCGGCCTGTTCGCAATCTATGCCATGACGCGCGCCGATCATCGTATCAGGGTGGCGGGTTTTCTGTGCCTGCCGGCGATCCTCGGGTTGCTGCTGATCAGCCACTCCAAGACTTCGCTCGGGCTGCTGCTGCTCGTTCCACCGACAGCCGTTCTCGCCGTTGCCATACGTCGTCGCCTCAGGATCTCGCTTCCGATCCTGATGGTCATCCTGACCATTCCTGCGGCCTTTCTGGTGAGCGGCGGCATCCCAGGGTTCGACTACCGCGACGTGTCGCGCGCGGTGAGCGGAGACCCAACCTTCACTGGCCGCACCGACCTTTGGAAGTTTTCGGCCACCCATATCGCGGAGCGGCCCTTGACCGGTTGGGGGTTCCAGTCGTTCTGGGGTATCGGGCCGGCGTCTCCGGCGTCGCGAATGACCGATACCTTCATTGCCCGCGCCCCGCATTCGCACAACGGTTATGTCGATATGGCACTCGAAGGCGGAGTGATCGCGGTGGCGATGCTCCTTTCCATCATTCTGATGATCGCTTGGTGGATCGATCGTCTGGTCGACCGGGATGTCGGCGCCGGCATCCTGATGACGTCCTGCCTTTTCTACCTGCTTTGGCAGAATCTGCTTGAAACCGATTGGCTACACGGCATGACCACTTCGAACGTCATCTTCATGCTGATGATGGTGTCGGCCGTGACGCTACGCAATGGAAGGGCGCTGACGTGA
- a CDS encoding energy transducer TonB family protein — MGIPSGTMANLLSRRSGLARWSLAGAVGLALHGTALWWLVPTDGPSAAVAAPEAVVMIDLPPEPELPPLESVEQAAVEEVAEVPVEDVVDLAPEPEPAEALPVPDEIETVEPVEDLVEAPPEPVDAPLPKPDMLPPSEVAVPLPPSPPPEMVETAEVKPKPEQKKPERRKPAPKMQPEAKPTPPADAQAAGAGAGRETVDALAAYRSSVRRAIVGKRRASDADGAIGRATVSLSIGRDGSIIGLSVGGAPAVTAAAERLIRRVGAFPPVPHSLDVPFKVSVPIEFKRD; from the coding sequence ATGGGCATTCCTTCAGGAACGATGGCCAACCTGTTGTCTCGACGATCGGGGCTTGCCCGCTGGTCGCTGGCCGGTGCGGTCGGTCTGGCGTTGCACGGCACGGCGCTCTGGTGGCTCGTTCCCACTGATGGTCCTTCGGCGGCGGTGGCTGCGCCGGAGGCCGTGGTGATGATCGACCTGCCACCGGAACCGGAGTTGCCGCCGCTCGAAAGCGTCGAGCAGGCGGCCGTCGAGGAGGTGGCCGAGGTTCCCGTTGAGGACGTCGTCGACCTCGCGCCCGAGCCGGAGCCAGCCGAGGCGCTTCCTGTTCCAGATGAGATCGAGACGGTAGAACCGGTCGAGGATCTGGTCGAAGCGCCGCCCGAGCCGGTCGATGCGCCTCTGCCCAAGCCGGACATGCTGCCGCCGTCGGAGGTGGCCGTGCCGCTGCCACCGAGCCCTCCGCCGGAGATGGTCGAGACGGCCGAGGTCAAGCCCAAGCCCGAACAGAAAAAGCCCGAGCGCAGGAAGCCGGCGCCCAAGATGCAGCCGGAAGCGAAACCGACGCCACCGGCCGACGCCCAGGCAGCCGGTGCCGGAGCGGGGCGAGAGACTGTCGATGCGCTCGCCGCCTATCGCAGCTCGGTCCGGCGGGCAATCGTCGGCAAGCGCCGCGCGAGCGACGCCGATGGCGCCATTGGTCGGGCGACGGTGTCGCTGTCCATTGGCCGCGATGGCTCCATCATTGGTCTTTCCGTGGGAGGGGCTCCCGCCGTCACAGCCGCCGCCGAACGTCTCATTCGCCGTGTCGGCGCCTTCCCGCCCGTTCCCCACTCACTCGATGTGCCTTTCAAGGTGTCGGTTCCGATCGAGTTCAAGAGGGATTGA
- a CDS encoding GMC oxidoreductase — protein MISTSLTAPPIADHDICIVGSGPAGLVLALEAERLGKRVLVLESGSARPDRLQQGLSDADIVDPLRHDDMSIAVSRQLGGTSNLWAVRCQPFDPIDFEARPKFTDATWPIGHADIAPYYDKAVDYLTAGADVFRAPIDNVDIDDDAIDYTRLERFSRVAAIQVAHAADIERSSLIDVRLNATVVDMTFESGRIASLTVADRDGTRRTLPVKTVALAAGGLESTRQLLALQSKHPHLFGGKDGPLGRYYMGHVIGEVADITFASDALDAAYDFYLDEHGSYARRRLIPSDAAQREHGLPNVSFWPVVPPVADARHKSGLLSAVCFAFALKPIGRLFIAEAIRKRHIPDDLAIWPHVVNIVRDLPRAALSLTTFLYRRYVARPPMPGFFVRNAARRYGLSYHAEQIPQPDSRVTLSEDYDRLGMPKLRIDYRFARADAEAVWRAHEHLAAWLTRTGAGRLEYRQPPEETVDAILALAAHGTHQIGTARMAARPEDGVVDPDLRCFGVDNLYVVSSAVFPTSGQCNPTLSIAAFAVRLAEHLCGGEKP, from the coding sequence TTGATCTCGACCTCGTTGACGGCCCCGCCCATTGCCGATCACGACATCTGCATCGTGGGATCCGGCCCCGCCGGCCTCGTGCTGGCTCTCGAAGCGGAGCGACTCGGAAAACGCGTTCTGGTGCTGGAGTCCGGTTCGGCGCGGCCCGACCGCCTGCAGCAGGGCCTGTCGGATGCCGACATCGTCGACCCATTGCGCCACGACGACATGTCGATCGCGGTTTCCCGGCAGTTGGGCGGCACCTCCAACCTCTGGGCGGTCCGATGCCAGCCGTTCGACCCCATCGACTTCGAGGCCCGCCCGAAGTTCACCGATGCCACCTGGCCGATCGGGCATGCGGACATTGCCCCCTATTACGATAAGGCCGTCGACTATCTCACAGCCGGCGCCGACGTATTCCGGGCGCCGATTGACAACGTCGACATCGACGACGATGCCATCGACTACACGCGACTTGAGCGCTTTTCGCGCGTTGCCGCCATTCAGGTGGCGCATGCGGCCGATATCGAGCGTTCATCGCTGATCGACGTTCGTCTCAACGCCACCGTCGTCGATATGACCTTCGAAAGCGGACGCATCGCCAGCCTGACGGTGGCCGACCGCGACGGCACGCGACGTACGTTGCCGGTGAAGACGGTCGCGCTCGCCGCCGGCGGCCTTGAAAGCACGCGCCAACTGCTGGCTCTCCAGAGCAAGCACCCTCACCTCTTCGGTGGCAAGGATGGACCGCTCGGCCGCTACTACATGGGCCATGTGATCGGCGAGGTTGCCGACATCACCTTCGCGTCCGACGCCCTCGACGCAGCCTATGACTTTTACCTCGACGAGCACGGCTCCTATGCCCGCAGACGGCTGATTCCGTCGGACGCCGCGCAACGCGAGCACGGTCTCCCCAACGTTTCCTTCTGGCCGGTTGTGCCGCCGGTAGCCGATGCCCGCCACAAGAGCGGCCTGCTGTCGGCGGTCTGCTTCGCCTTTGCCCTGAAGCCGATCGGACGACTGTTCATCGCCGAGGCGATCCGGAAGAGGCATATTCCCGACGATCTCGCCATCTGGCCGCACGTCGTCAACATCGTCCGCGACCTGCCACGCGCCGCCCTCAGCCTGACCACCTTTCTCTACCGGCGCTATGTGGCTCGCCCGCCGATGCCGGGCTTCTTCGTCCGCAACGCGGCACGACGCTACGGTCTGTCCTACCATGCCGAACAGATCCCCCAGCCCGACAGCCGCGTCACGCTCTCCGAGGACTACGACCGCCTGGGCATGCCGAAGCTGCGCATCGACTATCGCTTTGCCCGTGCCGACGCCGAGGCGGTATGGCGCGCCCACGAGCATCTCGCCGCCTGGCTGACGCGGACGGGGGCAGGCCGTCTCGAGTATCGGCAGCCTCCCGAAGAGACGGTGGATGCCATCCTGGCGCTTGCCGCCCACGGCACGCACCAGATCGGCACCGCCCGCATGGCCGCTCGCCCCGAGGATGGTGTCGTCGATCCGGATCTCCGCTGTTTCGGCGTCGACAATCTCTATGTCGTGAGTTCGGCGGTGTTTCCGACATCAGGACAGTGCAATCCGACGCTCAGCATCGCCGCCTTCGCCGTGAGGCTCGCCGAACACCTCTGCGGCGGGGAAAAACCGTGA
- a CDS encoding aldo/keto reductase, with translation MRTIVIPGTDIRTSPIGLGCASLGSRISPTLGRRMLEAAFEGGVTWYDVAPSYGAGRAEEILAPFVAAHRDDLFLCSKAGLVPPKNNGLMRLAYDLGRPLVSVARGLSRRFRSIKATRNRRVALSGEFLEASIASSLKRLRTDHLDVFALHDPDPADLDRDDVIRALERILARGDACHISMAGSLNAALSAVALPVFTFFQIADDPDGRQLPALNEALDRPAGRIIHSVFGVGGARDRMINRLRKYPALAAEATAAGYGERPEEIATTLLMRRAFAVNPEGVVLSSMFSAGHLAHNLRLASEPPDPAAPQLAERILSAP, from the coding sequence ATGCGAACGATCGTCATTCCGGGGACGGATATCAGGACGTCACCGATCGGCCTGGGTTGCGCGTCGCTCGGATCGCGCATATCGCCGACGCTGGGCCGGCGCATGCTGGAGGCGGCGTTCGAAGGCGGCGTCACCTGGTACGACGTCGCTCCATCCTATGGCGCCGGCCGGGCCGAGGAGATCCTGGCGCCCTTCGTCGCCGCCCACCGCGACGATCTGTTTCTCTGCTCCAAGGCCGGGCTTGTGCCGCCCAAGAACAACGGACTGATGCGGCTCGCCTACGATCTCGGCCGCCCCCTGGTCTCGGTAGCGCGTGGGCTGTCGCGCCGCTTCCGATCGATCAAAGCGACGCGAAACCGGCGCGTCGCACTCAGCGGCGAGTTCCTTGAAGCTTCCATCGCCTCGTCGCTGAAGCGATTGCGCACCGACCATCTCGACGTCTTTGCGCTGCACGACCCCGACCCGGCCGATCTCGACCGCGACGACGTCATCCGCGCCCTGGAACGGATCCTGGCGCGCGGCGACGCGTGTCACATATCGATGGCCGGATCCCTCAACGCGGCGCTTTCGGCGGTGGCTCTCCCGGTGTTCACTTTCTTCCAGATCGCCGACGACCCGGACGGGCGGCAGTTGCCGGCCCTCAACGAGGCGCTGGACCGGCCAGCCGGCCGCATCATCCATTCGGTGTTTGGCGTCGGCGGCGCCAGAGACAGAATGATAAACCGGCTTAGGAAATATCCGGCGCTGGCGGCAGAGGCCACCGCTGCCGGCTATGGCGAGCGACCGGAGGAGATTGCAACGACGCTTCTCATGCGACGGGCCTTCGCGGTCAATCCGGAAGGCGTGGTGCTATCCTCGATGTTTTCGGCCGGCCATCTCGCCCACAATCTTCGGCTCGCCTCCGAGCCACCCGACCCTGCCGCCCCGCAACTGGCAGAGAGAATCCTGTCCGCCCCTTGA
- a CDS encoding WecB/TagA/CpsF family glycosyltransferase, with protein MTHVHPFLGISFSCGPIDDIVQLIVDAARGDRTRMLVTPNVHHVVALDRQLPPETVATYLSADLFLCDSKVLGRLGRWSGLALTPRTGTDRVADVLAAPGNRDLVIAMAGPSQVQAEAMASRFPDWRFQLIETPARLVPGTEEWRKTVAMAAEGDWQILLSCLSFPKQELFAADVRAARQNKGGVILCVGAAVDFLSGTLPRAPDGWQRLGLEWLHRLLSEPRRLWRRYLVDGPKVFLIYLRQRRSGSS; from the coding sequence GTGACCCACGTCCATCCCTTTCTCGGCATTTCCTTCAGCTGCGGACCGATCGACGACATCGTCCAACTGATCGTCGATGCGGCGCGCGGGGACCGGACCAGGATGCTGGTGACGCCGAACGTCCACCATGTGGTGGCGCTCGACCGGCAACTGCCGCCGGAAACGGTGGCGACCTATCTCTCCGCCGATCTGTTCCTCTGCGACAGCAAGGTGCTTGGCCGCCTCGGCCGCTGGAGCGGCCTGGCGCTGACGCCGCGCACCGGCACCGACCGGGTGGCCGACGTGCTGGCGGCGCCGGGCAACCGCGATCTCGTCATCGCCATGGCCGGTCCCTCCCAGGTCCAGGCCGAAGCGATGGCGTCCCGGTTCCCCGATTGGCGCTTCCAGCTGATCGAGACGCCAGCGCGGCTGGTGCCGGGCACGGAGGAATGGAGAAAGACCGTCGCGATGGCGGCCGAAGGCGACTGGCAGATCCTGCTCTCCTGCCTGTCGTTTCCCAAGCAGGAACTGTTCGCCGCCGACGTAAGGGCGGCACGGCAGAACAAGGGCGGCGTCATTCTCTGCGTCGGCGCCGCCGTCGACTTCCTGAGCGGCACGTTGCCCCGGGCACCGGATGGCTGGCAGCGGCTGGGGCTCGAATGGCTGCACCGGTTGCTGTCCGAGCCGCGTCGCCTGTGGCGCCGCTATCTCGTGGATGGCCCCAAGGTCTTCCTCATCTATCTGAGGCAACGTCGCTCGGGCTCGTCCTGA
- a CDS encoding glycosyltransferase, with amino-acid sequence MRDAAIGSKEPASGLRPTILHISSDYLDPIRPPPITDAVVRLVDRMIDHPQVVVSLQRVVDPRRVEWRDFGDFQGRRLIVYRYFAPPFGIGMAACQFAVARRISRFLAAERIRPDIVHSHRFTFEGIAGWLVARRFGAALFCSMRGEVERKVFRSKPTYRPWFRRIARDAARIYHVSAWYRSGFERYTGVDPRKTDLLPNIVFNARPVIEPEPPRPIIVAPMSLRAIDKKGLPELIAAFARVRDRLSDVSLEVIGEGPQDALARVRALIAAHGLEGRVLLRDFMPHDDLLAHLGGTLAMALPSHQETFGMVYPEALFAGTPILHTLGSGIDGYLDGLDVGVGVRPGNTSDIAAALVKLVEDNAAYRARIAAASAVLYERLAPERTIARYRAAVAEAVRTSPSDVASDR; translated from the coding sequence ATGAGGGACGCGGCAATCGGCAGCAAGGAACCGGCGAGCGGCCTCCGGCCGACGATCCTGCACATCTCCTCCGATTACCTCGATCCCATCCGACCACCGCCGATCACCGACGCGGTGGTCCGGCTCGTCGACCGCATGATCGATCATCCGCAGGTGGTCGTATCCCTTCAGCGCGTCGTCGATCCGCGCCGGGTCGAGTGGCGCGACTTCGGCGATTTCCAAGGACGACGGCTGATCGTCTATCGCTATTTTGCGCCGCCATTCGGCATCGGCATGGCCGCCTGCCAATTTGCGGTTGCGCGCCGGATCAGCCGTTTTCTCGCGGCCGAACGGATCCGGCCGGATATCGTGCACAGCCATCGCTTCACCTTCGAGGGGATTGCCGGCTGGCTCGTCGCCCGCCGTTTCGGCGCGGCGCTGTTCTGCTCGATGCGGGGCGAGGTGGAACGCAAGGTGTTCCGTTCCAAGCCGACCTATCGTCCGTGGTTTCGACGCATCGCGCGCGATGCCGCCAGAATCTACCACGTGTCCGCCTGGTACCGGAGCGGCTTCGAACGCTACACCGGCGTCGATCCTCGGAAGACCGACCTTCTGCCCAACATCGTCTTCAACGCACGGCCTGTCATCGAGCCGGAGCCGCCGAGACCGATCATCGTGGCCCCGATGTCGCTGCGAGCGATCGACAAGAAGGGGCTGCCGGAGCTGATCGCCGCGTTCGCCCGCGTCCGCGATCGACTTTCCGATGTGAGCCTCGAGGTGATCGGCGAGGGGCCGCAGGACGCTTTGGCTCGCGTGCGGGCCTTGATCGCCGCGCATGGGCTTGAGGGGCGAGTGCTGTTGCGTGATTTCATGCCGCACGATGACTTGCTCGCGCATCTCGGCGGCACTCTTGCCATGGCGCTGCCCTCGCATCAGGAGACTTTCGGCATGGTCTATCCGGAGGCCCTGTTCGCCGGCACACCCATTCTCCACACGCTCGGCTCCGGCATCGACGGCTATCTCGACGGGCTCGATGTGGGTGTCGGGGTCCGGCCGGGCAACACGTCGGACATCGCCGCCGCCCTCGTGAAACTGGTCGAGGACAATGCCGCGTACCGCGCGAGGATCGCTGCCGCTTCCGCGGTTCTCTACGAGCGCCTTGCTCCGGAGCGGACGATCGCCCGCTATCGGGCGGCGGTAGCCGAAGCGGTCAGGACGAGCCCGAGCGACGTTGCCTCAGATAGATGA
- a CDS encoding GNAT family N-acetyltransferase, which produces MARSGGSWLVEVHDNIDGLEAEWSTLVGQHNATPFQSYGFMHLFIRQLLANGADAPVVALVRSLDRRPVALFVMLRSRQFGLRWLRTDARPIDFCSPVFDSSLAQDDLHDIVQAVLVAIPGVDLLYCNRMPERFEGGLNPFVRLSNAARLRLSAWKIELAGRSAQDLAAARPAKFRANLRRSTKNLAQAHRRDFSLAMGSEINSADIAAFRDLRTTSTEEKGRKDILSQDEWSNIYLSLLNGQGGTCQGWLSKLEADGEPIAYLFGICVGRCIVATLTASKLGPWKHYSPGLQLFSETIEHFRAAGYDCFDLSIGDMDYKRRFGCEEIPLHDALFPKTLAGRAYYLFWRLKVAVRARLKPLAEARVSKDKGAKSA; this is translated from the coding sequence ATGGCGCGTTCAGGGGGCAGTTGGCTCGTCGAGGTCCATGACAATATCGATGGTCTCGAAGCCGAATGGTCGACATTGGTCGGCCAGCACAATGCAACGCCGTTCCAGAGTTACGGCTTCATGCATCTCTTCATTCGGCAGCTTCTGGCCAACGGCGCCGATGCGCCGGTGGTGGCTTTGGTGCGATCGCTAGACCGCCGCCCTGTCGCCCTCTTCGTAATGCTGCGATCGCGCCAGTTCGGACTGCGCTGGCTTCGGACAGATGCCAGACCGATCGATTTTTGCTCGCCGGTTTTCGACAGCTCGCTCGCTCAGGACGACCTTCACGACATCGTTCAGGCGGTGCTCGTCGCGATTCCCGGCGTCGACCTGCTCTATTGCAACCGTATGCCCGAGCGATTCGAGGGAGGGCTGAACCCGTTCGTTCGCCTATCCAACGCGGCGCGCCTTCGGCTTTCGGCGTGGAAGATCGAACTGGCCGGCCGCAGTGCCCAGGACCTTGCTGCGGCCCGTCCGGCCAAGTTTCGGGCCAATTTGCGCCGCAGCACGAAAAATCTTGCCCAGGCGCATCGACGAGACTTTTCGCTGGCCATGGGAAGCGAGATAAACAGCGCCGACATTGCCGCGTTCAGGGACCTGAGAACGACCAGTACCGAGGAAAAGGGGCGCAAGGACATCCTGTCCCAGGACGAATGGTCCAACATTTATCTCAGCCTTCTCAATGGCCAAGGCGGAACTTGCCAGGGTTGGCTGTCAAAGCTGGAGGCCGACGGCGAACCGATCGCCTATCTGTTCGGCATCTGCGTGGGACGGTGCATCGTGGCGACGCTTACAGCCTCCAAGCTCGGCCCGTGGAAGCATTACTCGCCCGGGCTCCAGCTGTTTTCCGAGACCATCGAGCATTTCCGTGCTGCCGGCTACGACTGCTTCGACCTGTCCATTGGCGACATGGACTACAAGCGCCGTTTCGGCTGCGAGGAAATCCCGCTTCACGATGCGCTCTTCCCCAAGACCCTCGCAGGTCGAGCCTACTATCTTTTTTGGCGGCTCAAGGTGGCGGTCCGCGCCCGCCTGAAGCCTCTTGCCGAAGCGCGCGTCAGCAAAGACAAGGGCGCCAAGTCTGCTTGA
- the exbB gene encoding tonB-system energizer ExbB, giving the protein MMNPDTLAAAGAAAVALPHDLTPFGMFMAADLVVKAVMVGLIAASLVTWVILVGKVLELSALGRAARRGIAVVAGEAGIAGLVRHTRLPRPLALMLAEVGEEIDQTGTTGSGPVAGGLVERVRSRLARFEAAAGRRAMAGTGLLATIGSTAPFVGLFGTVWGIMNAFVGISESQTTNLAVVAPGIAEALLATATGLVAAIPAVVVYNHLARRTTAYRAEMTDLSEGLIRTLSRDLETGRLDARLLAR; this is encoded by the coding sequence ATGATGAACCCCGACACTCTCGCCGCAGCCGGTGCGGCCGCCGTTGCCCTGCCGCACGATCTGACGCCCTTCGGCATGTTCATGGCCGCCGATCTGGTGGTCAAGGCGGTGATGGTCGGCCTGATCGCCGCCTCGCTGGTCACCTGGGTGATCCTGGTCGGCAAGGTGCTGGAGCTCTCGGCCCTCGGCCGGGCGGCCCGGCGCGGCATCGCGGTGGTTGCCGGCGAGGCCGGCATTGCCGGTCTCGTCCGTCATACTCGCCTGCCGCGACCGCTCGCCCTGATGCTGGCCGAGGTCGGCGAGGAGATCGATCAAACGGGAACGACCGGTAGCGGCCCGGTTGCCGGCGGCCTCGTCGAGCGGGTGCGTTCGCGCCTGGCCCGTTTTGAAGCGGCTGCCGGTCGCAGGGCGATGGCCGGTACCGGCCTTCTCGCCACCATCGGTTCGACGGCGCCCTTCGTCGGCCTGTTCGGTACGGTCTGGGGCATCATGAATGCCTTCGTCGGCATCTCCGAAAGCCAGACGACCAATCTCGCTGTGGTGGCGCCGGGCATCGCCGAGGCACTGCTCGCCACCGCCACCGGCCTTGTCGCGGCCATACCAGCGGTGGTGGTCTACAACCACCTCGCCCGACGGACCACCGCCTACCGCGCCGAGATGACCGACCTTTCCGAAGGCCTCATCCGCACCTTGTCGCGCGATCTCGAAACCGGCCGGCTCGACGCCCGTCTGCTTGCCCGATGA
- a CDS encoding Tat pathway signal protein, producing MTDSVHAPVRRSLAFLLAATLATAAGPAFAQSSSAGTFSLELNRLDAVADDCRVTLVEKNGTQSAFAALKLDLVVFDAAGIVTKRVGVDAGPLKAGRTVVKTFDLKGLACDGVGRLLINDVLACEAEGIAADACLDLVEPRSRVAAPFDK from the coding sequence ATGACCGATTCCGTTCACGCGCCCGTCCGGCGCTCGCTTGCTTTCCTGTTGGCCGCGACCTTGGCAACTGCCGCCGGCCCGGCGTTTGCGCAGTCCTCTTCGGCGGGCACCTTCTCGTTGGAGCTGAACCGGCTGGATGCCGTGGCCGACGATTGCCGCGTGACACTGGTGGAGAAGAACGGCACCCAGTCGGCTTTCGCTGCCCTGAAACTCGATCTCGTCGTGTTCGACGCCGCCGGCATCGTCACCAAGCGGGTCGGGGTCGACGCCGGACCGCTCAAGGCGGGCCGAACTGTGGTCAAGACGTTTGACCTCAAGGGCCTTGCCTGCGACGGCGTCGGCCGGCTGCTGATCAACGATGTGCTGGCCTGCGAGGCGGAGGGGATCGCAGCCGATGCCTGCCTTGACCTCGTGGAGCCGCGTTCGCGCGTCGCCGCCCCCTTCGACAAGTGA
- the exbD gene encoding TonB system transport protein ExbD — protein sequence MAARLDDGTELSENHEINVTPFIDVMLVLLIIFMVAAPLATVDVPVDLPGSTAAAAPRPDKPLYVTVGEDLTISVGEDKVAREALASRLDEATGGDKAERIFLRADKTVAYGDLTEAMNLLRAAGYLKVALVGIERVASPVPAGG from the coding sequence ATGGCTGCCCGGCTCGATGACGGAACCGAGCTTTCCGAGAACCACGAAATCAATGTGACGCCCTTCATCGACGTCATGCTGGTGCTGCTGATCATCTTCATGGTGGCGGCGCCGCTCGCGACCGTCGATGTGCCGGTCGATCTGCCAGGTTCGACGGCCGCGGCCGCTCCGCGCCCTGACAAGCCGCTCTACGTGACGGTGGGCGAGGATCTGACGATCAGCGTCGGCGAGGACAAGGTTGCGCGCGAGGCGCTGGCAAGCCGTCTCGACGAGGCGACGGGCGGCGACAAAGCCGAGCGCATTTTCCTCCGTGCCGACAAGACGGTGGCCTATGGCGACCTGACGGAGGCGATGAACCTTCTGAGGGCGGCCGGCTACCTCAAGGTGGCGCTGGTCGGCATCGAGCGGGTCGCAAGTCCCGTTCCGGCCGGCGGCTGA
- a CDS encoding glycosyltransferase family 2 protein: MISILIASMGRPFLLSTLESLAKTRIPDGESVEVVIADDSPDGKVAELVSGRDLGLPLRVVPVGAGNVSHARNACLDAATGDWLIFVDDDETVEPDWLEGHLSAARDFAADAVFGPVFPRYPNGTPEWFAAADPLFQDWNWNDDGRPHPNGRTGNTLIRRSALGDLRFDPAFGRTGGEDHDFFLRFAAAGNRMVVTNRARAYEDIPPDRATPTYALRRAVRGGQIYAETRLRDGGRAARLALTVDAVMKLAVGTGLWLILRPFDRARAFRYGKRAAVNIGKLKGVVGSRPMAAWG, from the coding sequence GTGATTTCCATTCTCATCGCCAGCATGGGCCGCCCCTTCCTGCTCTCGACGCTCGAAAGTCTGGCCAAGACCCGGATTCCGGACGGCGAATCCGTCGAAGTGGTCATCGCCGACGACAGTCCCGACGGCAAGGTGGCCGAACTTGTCTCCGGCCGCGATCTTGGGCTGCCGCTCCGTGTCGTGCCCGTCGGTGCCGGCAACGTCTCGCATGCCCGCAATGCCTGCCTCGATGCGGCGACCGGCGACTGGCTCATCTTCGTCGACGATGACGAAACGGTCGAACCGGACTGGCTCGAAGGCCATCTCTCGGCCGCGCGCGACTTTGCGGCCGACGCCGTGTTCGGGCCCGTCTTCCCGCGCTATCCCAACGGCACGCCCGAGTGGTTCGCCGCCGCCGATCCGCTCTTCCAGGACTGGAACTGGAACGACGACGGTCGCCCCCATCCGAACGGGCGCACCGGTAACACCTTGATCCGCCGGTCGGCGCTCGGCGATTTGCGGTTCGACCCCGCCTTCGGCCGGACGGGTGGCGAGGATCACGACTTCTTCCTTCGCTTCGCCGCTGCCGGTAATCGCATGGTGGTCACCAACCGAGCCCGCGCTTACGAAGACATTCCGCCGGATCGGGCCACGCCGACCTATGCTCTCCGCCGAGCCGTCCGGGGTGGCCAGATCTATGCCGAGACGCGCCTGAGGGATGGCGGTCGGGCGGCACGTCTCGCGTTGACCGTCGATGCCGTTATGAAACTCGCGGTCGGTACGGGGCTCTGGCTGATCCTGAGGCCGTTCGATCGGGCGAGGGCGTTCCGCTACGGCAAGCGCGCCGCCGTCAACATCGGCAAGCTCAAGGGGGTCGTCGGTTCGCGGCCGATGGCGGCGTGGGGATGA